In Paenibacillus sp. FSL M7-0420, a single genomic region encodes these proteins:
- a CDS encoding cytochrome C oxidase subunit IV family protein, producing the protein MTTKQPSSDSAVKHRHRPEGPQRHIVVFVFSVVLTLIAFAAVAAGGVNATFAIILLLVMAVLQVFLQMGFWMHLKDKGHMLPIIFMLGGFFIAGTCIVMALYWVWWD; encoded by the coding sequence ATGACGACGAAGCAGCCTTCTTCAGATTCTGCGGTGAAGCACCGGCACCGTCCGGAAGGACCGCAGCGGCATATTGTGGTGTTTGTGTTCTCGGTGGTGCTGACGCTGATCGCCTTTGCCGCGGTGGCGGCCGGAGGGGTGAATGCTACCTTTGCGATCATCCTGCTGCTGGTAATGGCTGTGCTGCAGGTGTTCCTGCAGATGGGCTTCTGGATGCATTTGAAGGACAAAGGGCATATGCTCCCGATTATCTTCATGCTGGGCGGCTTTTTTATCGCAGGCACCTGTATTGTAATGGCGCTCTATTGGGTATGGTGGGATTGA
- the ctaG gene encoding cytochrome c oxidase assembly factor CtaG — MPGLQYFSFTELWSPLFLALMLLLTAGYFVLIGPLASRFEGSTAVPFWRRGLFLCGMLALYLAQGGPVSLLGHILFSFHMVSMALSYLVAVPLIMLGIPDWCWRALLRVNPLKGLAFLAKPVVAALLFNGLFSLYHIPAIHDYVMLHFTVHRLYYGVLFLTSALMWWNLINPLPEYRALSGLGQVGFIFLNMVLLTPACGLIIFAGSPLYATYSDPGTWAKAMGYCVPQSPAALLQAFGGPGFFGSLSPKVDQQVGGIVMKFIQEFIFASMLAYVFYHWYKKENGQEDTEVSAPSSALAEEV; from the coding sequence ATACCGGGATTGCAATATTTCAGCTTTACGGAACTATGGAGTCCGTTGTTTCTGGCCCTGATGCTCCTCCTGACTGCCGGATATTTTGTGCTGATTGGTCCGCTGGCCTCCCGTTTTGAGGGCAGCACTGCAGTCCCCTTCTGGCGGAGGGGGCTGTTCTTATGCGGAATGCTGGCCCTCTATCTTGCGCAGGGAGGACCTGTCAGTCTGCTGGGACATATCTTGTTTTCCTTCCATATGGTGAGTATGGCCTTATCCTATCTGGTGGCGGTTCCGCTGATTATGCTTGGTATCCCCGACTGGTGCTGGCGCGCTCTGCTGCGGGTGAATCCGCTGAAGGGACTGGCTTTTCTCGCTAAGCCGGTGGTGGCGGCCCTGCTCTTCAATGGCCTGTTCTCGCTCTACCACATCCCCGCCATCCATGATTATGTCATGCTGCATTTCACCGTTCACCGTCTGTATTATGGCGTCCTGTTCCTGACCTCGGCGCTGATGTGGTGGAATCTGATCAACCCCTTGCCGGAATACCGGGCGCTTAGCGGTCTGGGGCAGGTGGGCTTCATCTTCCTGAACATGGTGCTGCTGACACCGGCCTGCGGGCTGATTATTTTTGCGGGCTCCCCCCTCTATGCTACGTATAGCGACCCGGGCACCTGGGCGAAGGCGATGGGCTACTGTGTACCGCAGAGTCCGGCTGCATTATTGCAGGCTTTTGGCGGTCCCGGCTTCTTCGGATCTCTGTCCCCAAAGGTAGATCAGCAGGTCGGCGGCATCGTGATGAAGTTCATTCAGGAATTTATTTTCGCCTCGATGCTTGCTTATGTGTTCTATCATTGGTATAAAAAAGAGAATGGACAGGAGGACACGGAAGTGTCCGCGCCATCCTCTGCCCTGGCGGAGGAGGTCTGA